One Verrucomicrobiaceae bacterium genomic window carries:
- a CDS encoding OFA family MFS transporter: MSPLSREATVAPAGFNRWLVPPAAIAVHMCIGQVYGFSVFKKPLAKALGITAPMTGDWTEADVGVAYSIALALLGISAAVFGKWVERSGPRKTMLASMLCFCSGLVLASLAVRFHQLWLLYAGYGLIGGIGLGLGYIAPVSTLMKWFPDRPGMATGMAIMGFGGGALIGGPLAEELMQRFASTTSVGAHEALLVMAGLYAISMLFGAWIVRVPAEGWKPQGWEPKEHVKPLVTNANVAVDTAWKTPQFWLLWIVLCMNVSAGIGILGQASPMIQDMFGVTAAAGAGYVGLLSLCNLGGRFLWSSISDFLGRKLTYCVYFILGAALYMSVPWTQGAGNVTLFVIVTGLILTMYGGGFATIPAYLRDLFGSYQVGAIHGRLITAWSLAAIIGPQLVDRLSVANKKLLPAAQAYNSIFYVMVGLLVVGLIANLLVRPVDPKYHVQK, translated from the coding sequence ATGAGCCCCCTCTCCCGTGAAGCAACCGTCGCCCCTGCTGGATTCAATCGCTGGCTAGTCCCGCCCGCCGCGATCGCCGTCCACATGTGTATCGGACAGGTCTATGGCTTCAGCGTCTTTAAAAAGCCCCTGGCCAAGGCCCTCGGCATCACCGCGCCGATGACCGGTGATTGGACCGAGGCAGACGTGGGCGTGGCCTACTCCATCGCACTGGCTCTGCTGGGCATCTCCGCCGCCGTCTTTGGGAAATGGGTCGAGCGCAGTGGACCGCGCAAAACCATGCTCGCCAGCATGCTATGCTTTTGCTCCGGGCTGGTGCTGGCATCCCTCGCCGTGCGCTTTCACCAGCTCTGGCTGCTTTACGCAGGATATGGGCTCATCGGCGGCATCGGGCTCGGGCTGGGCTACATCGCCCCCGTCTCCACCTTGATGAAATGGTTTCCAGACCGACCCGGCATGGCCACGGGCATGGCGATCATGGGATTCGGCGGTGGTGCGCTCATCGGTGGACCACTGGCAGAGGAGCTCATGCAGCGCTTTGCCTCAACGACCTCCGTCGGTGCCCATGAGGCACTCCTCGTCATGGCAGGCCTGTATGCCATCTCGATGCTGTTTGGTGCCTGGATCGTCCGCGTGCCCGCAGAGGGCTGGAAACCGCAGGGCTGGGAGCCGAAGGAGCATGTGAAGCCGCTCGTCACCAATGCCAACGTGGCCGTGGACACGGCATGGAAGACACCGCAGTTCTGGCTGCTGTGGATCGTGCTCTGCATGAATGTGAGCGCAGGCATCGGCATCCTCGGGCAGGCCTCGCCGATGATTCAGGACATGTTCGGCGTCACCGCTGCCGCAGGCGCAGGCTACGTGGGGCTGCTCTCTCTGTGCAATCTGGGCGGGCGCTTCCTCTGGTCCTCCATCTCCGACTTCCTCGGGCGGAAACTCACCTACTGCGTGTATTTCATCCTCGGAGCCGCACTCTACATGAGCGTGCCGTGGACGCAGGGCGCGGGCAATGTGACCCTCTTTGTGATCGTGACCGGGCTCATCCTCACCATGTATGGCGGCGGCTTCGCCACGATCCCAGCTTACCTACGAGATCTATTCGGCAGTTACCAAGTCGGAGCCATCCATGGCCGACTCATCACCGCATGGTCGCTAGCGGCCATCATCGGCCCGCAGCTCGTCGATCGGCTCTCCGTCGCCAATAAAAAGCTCCTACCCGCCGCCCAGGCCTACAATTCCATCTTCTACGTCATGGTCGGCCTCTTGGTGGTCGGTCTCATCGCCAACCTCCTGGTGCGACCCGTCGATCCGAAGTATCACGTCCAAAAATAA
- a CDS encoding glycine cleavage system protein H — translation MPLNFIRFKHARFSARFPDSFRYSRSHYWMAEVEPGLWRVGFTKFATRMLGELVDCEWKSPEGAPVAPGDNIGWVEGFKAASDVYCVMQGHFAGGNAALKADACIVRSDPYEQGWLYAVRGSPEPDDLDVHGYIDFLSEKIQRMAEEGHGEEGAEEE, via the coding sequence ATGCCGCTGAATTTCATCCGCTTCAAACACGCCCGCTTCTCTGCACGCTTCCCGGACTCCTTCCGTTACTCGCGCTCGCACTACTGGATGGCAGAGGTCGAGCCCGGCCTCTGGCGTGTCGGATTCACCAAATTCGCCACCCGCATGCTCGGCGAGCTGGTGGACTGCGAGTGGAAGAGCCCCGAGGGAGCCCCCGTCGCCCCTGGCGACAACATCGGCTGGGTGGAGGGCTTCAAAGCCGCCTCCGATGTCTATTGCGTGATGCAGGGCCACTTCGCCGGAGGCAATGCGGCACTCAAAGCAGACGCCTGCATCGTCCGCAGTGATCCCTATGAGCAAGGCTGGCTCTACGCCGTCCGTGGCAGCCCCGAGCCCGATGACCTCGATGTCCACGGCTACATCGACTTCCTCAGCGAGAAAATCCAGCGCATGGCCGAAGAAGGCCACGGCGAAGAAGGAGCCGAGGAAGAATGA
- a CDS encoding DUF1501 domain-containing protein, translated as MNLRHDLSRRAFVHGAAQTFLGVTAGSRILAAPGQGTSPLKQAATARNVIYLYMNGGMSHLDTFDPKPDKTDIMGLTKVINTNVDGIRVSNNIPLIARQMDKLAVVRGMSSTQGAHEQGAYYQRTSYTQRSSIRHPFMGAWLQKFQDRGNPTLPGSVMIGNDSRHPGAGFFESRFAPLMINDPEDGINNVKTNQWFTEERFASRLSVAKQLDAQFASTYNTKNVRAYADMYDDALKMMKSEELKAFDLSAEDAKLRQNYGTDRFGQGCLLARRLVEHGVRFVEVTFGSWDTHNANFTRVPELCEELDAALSTLLQDLQSRGMLQDTLVVLATEFGRTPEINANDGRDHHAPGFTCLLAGGGIRGGQVWGATDEIGSKVVENGVSIPDFNATIAYALGIPLDTVLYSPSKRPFTVSDKGRPVTQLFG; from the coding sequence ATGAACCTCCGCCATGACCTATCCCGCCGCGCCTTCGTCCACGGAGCCGCGCAGACCTTTCTCGGCGTCACCGCAGGCAGTCGTATCCTCGCAGCACCAGGGCAGGGCACCTCACCGCTCAAGCAGGCTGCCACAGCACGGAACGTGATCTATCTCTACATGAATGGCGGCATGAGCCATCTCGACACCTTTGACCCGAAGCCCGATAAAACCGACATCATGGGCCTCACCAAGGTCATCAACACCAACGTCGATGGCATCCGAGTCTCCAACAACATTCCCCTCATCGCCCGCCAAATGGACAAGCTCGCCGTCGTGCGCGGCATGTCCTCCACCCAGGGAGCGCATGAGCAGGGGGCCTACTACCAGCGCACCAGCTACACTCAGCGCAGCAGCATCCGCCACCCCTTCATGGGAGCGTGGCTCCAAAAATTCCAGGACAGGGGCAATCCCACGCTGCCCGGCAGTGTGATGATCGGCAACGACAGCCGCCATCCCGGAGCGGGCTTCTTTGAGAGCCGCTTCGCCCCACTCATGATCAATGATCCTGAAGACGGCATCAACAACGTCAAAACCAACCAGTGGTTCACCGAAGAGCGCTTTGCCAGCCGCCTCAGCGTCGCCAAGCAGCTCGATGCGCAGTTCGCCAGCACCTACAACACCAAGAACGTCCGCGCCTATGCCGACATGTATGACGATGCCCTCAAGATGATGAAAAGCGAGGAGCTCAAAGCCTTCGACCTCAGTGCCGAAGATGCCAAGCTGCGTCAAAACTACGGCACAGACCGCTTCGGTCAGGGCTGCCTGCTTGCCCGCCGCCTCGTCGAGCATGGCGTGCGCTTTGTTGAGGTCACCTTTGGCTCCTGGGACACCCACAACGCGAACTTCACCCGCGTCCCAGAGCTATGCGAAGAGCTCGATGCGGCCCTCAGCACCCTACTCCAAGATCTGCAATCCCGAGGCATGCTCCAAGACACCCTCGTTGTGCTCGCCACAGAATTCGGCCGCACCCCCGAGATCAATGCCAACGATGGCCGCGACCACCACGCACCCGGCTTCACCTGCCTACTCGCAGGTGGCGGCATCCGTGGTGGCCAGGTCTGGGGCGCGACCGATGAAATCGGCAGCAAAGTCGTCGAAAACGGCGTCAGCATCCCAGACTTCAATGCCACCATCGCCTACGCACTCGGCATTCCGCTCGACACCGTCCTCTACAGCCCCAGCAAGCGCCCCTTCACCGTCTCCGACAAGGGCCGCCCTGTCACACAGCTTTTCGGTTGA
- a CDS encoding aminotransferase class I/II-fold pyridoxal phosphate-dependent enzyme — translation MDYDSKLCTQIRDLPRSGIRDFFELVIGRTDVISLGVGEPDKPTPWPIREAVIRSLEKGQTSYTSNLGLESLRIAISDYVTKQFRVTYDPKTEILVTVGVSEALDLAFRAVLNPGDEVIYHEPCYVSYSPSIKMAYGVPVVVQTREENEFALMAADVEKAITPKTKVIALNFPTNPTGGIMPHEELEKIAALAVKHDLFVFTDEIYSELLYDGRVHKSIVEYPGMRERTVLLHGFSKAFAMTGWRLGYACAPAPLREAMMKIHQYCMLCAPIMSQMAGIEALKMGASAYEDMRQSYEQRRNLIVSRLNGMGLHCFNPGGAFYVFPDIRSTGLTSKEFAIQLLQKKSVAVVPGSAFSSAGEGFVRCCYATAPELIAKAMDLMEEFVNEVRQS, via the coding sequence ATGGATTACGACAGCAAACTCTGTACCCAGATTCGTGACTTGCCGCGCTCCGGCATCCGCGACTTCTTTGAACTCGTCATCGGCCGCACCGACGTCATCTCACTCGGCGTCGGTGAGCCAGACAAGCCCACACCTTGGCCCATCCGCGAGGCCGTCATCCGCTCGCTCGAAAAAGGCCAGACCAGCTACACCTCCAATCTCGGCCTCGAATCCCTGCGTATCGCCATCAGTGATTACGTTACCAAGCAATTCCGCGTCACCTACGACCCGAAAACGGAGATCCTCGTCACCGTCGGTGTCTCAGAGGCGCTCGATCTCGCCTTCCGTGCCGTCTTAAATCCCGGTGATGAAGTCATCTACCACGAGCCCTGCTACGTCAGCTACTCCCCCAGCATCAAGATGGCCTATGGCGTCCCCGTCGTCGTCCAGACCCGCGAAGAGAATGAATTCGCCCTCATGGCTGCCGATGTCGAAAAAGCCATCACACCGAAGACGAAAGTCATCGCCCTCAATTTCCCCACCAATCCCACTGGCGGCATCATGCCGCACGAGGAGCTCGAAAAAATCGCCGCCCTCGCCGTGAAGCACGACCTCTTCGTCTTCACCGATGAAATCTACAGCGAGCTCCTCTACGATGGCCGCGTGCACAAAAGCATCGTCGAATACCCCGGCATGCGTGAGCGCACCGTCCTCCTGCACGGATTTAGCAAAGCATTCGCCATGACTGGCTGGCGCCTCGGCTACGCCTGTGCCCCCGCACCACTGCGGGAGGCGATGATGAAGATCCATCAATACTGCATGCTCTGCGCCCCCATCATGAGCCAGATGGCCGGCATTGAGGCCCTCAAAATGGGAGCCTCTGCCTACGAAGACATGCGCCAAAGCTACGAGCAGCGTCGCAATCTCATCGTCAGCCGACTCAATGGCATGGGCCTGCATTGCTTCAATCCCGGCGGGGCCTTCTACGTCTTCCCAGACATCCGCAGCACCGGCCTCACCAGCAAAGAATTCGCCATCCAGCTTTTGCAGAAAAAGAGCGTCGCCGTCGTCCCCGGCAGCGCCTTCAGCAGCGCAGGAGAGGGCTTCGTCCGCTGCTGCTACGCCACAGCACCTGAATTGATCGCCAAAGCGATGGATTTGATGGAGGAGTTCGTGAACGAGGTGCGCCAGAGCTGA
- a CDS encoding Lrp/AsnC family transcriptional regulator — protein sequence MDPLIELLHNNSRRTPVEMARLLGISENEVTTRIAAAEADGTILGYSAVVDRLKAGHRGVTALIEVRITPERDGGFDRLAKRIAKFDQVRECFLMSGGYDLAVIVEGKDLLDVANFVAEKLSTLGGVLSTATRFQLKAYKEGGFFVNPGDDEARLPVSA from the coding sequence ATGGACCCGCTTATCGAACTCCTTCACAACAACTCACGCCGCACTCCGGTGGAGATGGCACGCCTCCTCGGCATCAGCGAGAATGAAGTCACTACCCGCATCGCCGCTGCAGAGGCCGATGGCACCATTTTGGGTTATAGCGCCGTCGTCGATCGACTCAAAGCAGGCCACCGTGGCGTCACCGCCCTCATCGAAGTGCGCATCACTCCTGAGCGTGATGGGGGCTTTGACCGGCTGGCGAAACGCATCGCTAAATTTGATCAAGTCCGCGAATGTTTCCTCATGAGTGGCGGCTATGACCTCGCTGTGATTGTCGAGGGCAAAGACCTGCTCGATGTGGCGAATTTCGTCGCTGAAAAGCTCTCCACACTCGGCGGCGTCCTCAGCACGGCCACACGCTTTCAGCTCAAGGCCTACAAAGAAGGCGGCTTCTTCGTCAATCCCGGCGATGACGAAGCACGTCTCCCCGTGAGTGCATAA
- a CDS encoding ABC transporter ATP-binding protein → MPESQTQLPNTPASSPQPAKHDVMDITKQTLKALWGYTLPYRGRFALSLLLGMLSALFNGVMLIGFNVIFSLVLKGQTRSMGEPINLGMLGEFNLAKMLGLEEDRPIGLIGVIIACSFVPLLIFLRGFLTYLASYMQAWVSSRVVFRIRNDAFRSILRQSPAYFNSARTGELMQTVASQTAVVQRNGMLLVQTLAQRPLTIVSILAVLFAKDWFFTLMSLFVFPLCLLPIIRIGKRVRKAGAKEEYDSREMMVAMQETFSGIRLVKAYSREDYAAKRFENVNDSMTKNQVRWTKAVELVGPMVETVASIGIAAGLVYAWKTGLEAEDFILLVMALTQIYPPVKELSKVQMMLQKTTVAAGMVFEILKRPSDIQDAPDARVMPRGNGAVSFDQVTFHYRDAEVRRLEKPAASDISVDLEPGKFYAIVGPTGAGKTTLFSLLLRFYDPDRGSVRLDGQDIRSITLESLHQNVTIVSQDIFIFHDTIRENIRYGRLDATEAEIIEAAKKAHAHDFIMQIPGGYDADAGEGGRNLSGGQKQRISIARAILHDAPVLLLDEATSALDTESEKIIQEAIQTLSAGKTVIAIAHRLSTVLSAHRIIVMQNGRVEAVGSNEELLRTSPLYQRLHGLQFHSETEN, encoded by the coding sequence ATGCCCGAATCTCAGACTCAACTCCCAAATACACCCGCGTCGTCTCCCCAGCCAGCGAAGCATGATGTCATGGATATCACCAAGCAGACGCTGAAGGCGCTGTGGGGCTATACCCTGCCGTATCGGGGCCGATTTGCGCTGAGTTTGCTTTTGGGCATGCTGAGTGCACTCTTCAATGGGGTGATGTTGATCGGATTTAACGTCATTTTTTCGCTCGTACTGAAGGGGCAAACACGCAGCATGGGTGAACCCATCAATCTGGGCATGCTGGGGGAGTTTAATTTGGCAAAAATGCTCGGGCTGGAGGAGGACCGGCCAATAGGCCTCATTGGAGTCATCATCGCCTGTTCCTTTGTGCCGTTGTTGATTTTTCTGCGTGGCTTTCTGACCTATCTGGCGAGCTATATGCAGGCCTGGGTCTCCAGCCGGGTTGTCTTTCGCATTCGGAATGATGCGTTTCGCAGCATTTTGCGCCAGTCCCCGGCCTACTTTAACAGCGCACGCACAGGTGAGCTGATGCAGACGGTGGCTAGCCAGACGGCGGTGGTGCAGCGCAATGGCATGCTGCTGGTGCAGACGCTTGCACAGCGCCCGCTGACGATTGTTTCGATCCTGGCGGTGCTTTTTGCCAAGGACTGGTTTTTCACGCTGATGTCGCTGTTTGTCTTCCCACTGTGCCTTTTGCCCATCATCCGCATCGGCAAACGTGTGCGCAAAGCGGGAGCAAAGGAAGAATATGATTCGCGTGAGATGATGGTGGCGATGCAAGAGACATTCAGCGGCATCCGCTTGGTGAAGGCTTACTCGCGTGAGGACTATGCGGCGAAGCGCTTTGAGAATGTGAATGACAGCATGACAAAAAATCAGGTGCGCTGGACCAAGGCGGTGGAGCTCGTGGGACCGATGGTGGAGACCGTGGCCTCGATAGGCATCGCCGCAGGGTTGGTTTATGCCTGGAAAACGGGGCTGGAGGCGGAGGACTTCATCCTGCTGGTGATGGCCCTGACGCAGATCTACCCACCGGTCAAAGAGCTCAGTAAAGTACAGATGATGCTGCAAAAGACCACGGTGGCCGCTGGGATGGTCTTTGAGATACTAAAGCGTCCGTCGGACATCCAGGATGCGCCAGATGCGCGGGTGATGCCGCGTGGAAATGGGGCCGTGAGCTTTGATCAGGTGACTTTCCACTACCGCGATGCTGAGGTGCGAAGGTTAGAAAAGCCTGCAGCTTCGGACATCAGCGTCGATTTGGAGCCGGGCAAGTTCTACGCCATCGTCGGACCCACTGGAGCGGGAAAAACGACTCTGTTCTCGTTGTTGCTGCGTTTTTACGACCCAGATCGCGGTAGCGTGCGGCTGGACGGGCAGGACATCCGCTCCATCACCCTGGAGTCGCTTCATCAAAACGTCACCATCGTCAGTCAGGACATTTTTATCTTCCACGATACGATTCGTGAAAACATCCGCTATGGCCGACTAGATGCCACGGAGGCGGAAATCATCGAAGCCGCGAAAAAAGCCCATGCGCATGATTTCATCATGCAGATTCCCGGCGGCTATGATGCCGATGCTGGCGAGGGCGGCAGAAACCTCTCTGGAGGCCAAAAACAGCGCATCAGCATTGCTAGAGCCATTTTGCATGATGCACCCGTATTGCTACTGGATGAGGCCACTTCCGCACTGGACACGGAAAGTGAAAAAATCATCCAAGAGGCCATCCAGACTCTCTCAGCGGGCAAAACAGTCATCGCCATCGCTCACCGACTCTCCACCGTGCTCTCCGCGCATCGCATCATCGTCATGCAGAATGGACGAGTGGAGGCTGTGGGCTCGAATGAGGAGCTGCTACGCACCAGCCCGCTCTACCAGAGACTCCACGGACTACAATTTCACTCCGAGACAGAGAATTGA
- a CDS encoding Gfo/Idh/MocA family oxidoreductase: MALELVRLGIVGLGNMGKAHLANIRAGKVPGMRVTALCESHGTIPPQQEGETAFTDVSKMIASGLIDAILICTPHFSHTTIGIEALKAGLHVLVEKPISVHKADCERLIAAHTDKSKIFAAMFNMRTNACFKKVKDLIESGELGQVRRVHWEVTNWFRTNYYYATGGWRGTWKGEGGGVLMNQCPHNLDLFQWLFGMPQSVRGFCQFGRFHEIEVEDDVTAVFQYANGTTATFVTSTGEAPGCNKLEISAEQGRLTVTDGTKIHFQRNRAPMSKFCMEADAAFAMPESWHMDIPVDTSGGQHVEILQNFTNAILKGEKLLSPAAEGIYSVELANAILLSTWQDQTISMPMSSADYERILIEKGEKSTFQKTKVVAKATSDDFAKSFR; the protein is encoded by the coding sequence ATGGCACTCGAACTCGTCAGACTCGGCATCGTTGGACTCGGAAATATGGGCAAAGCACACCTCGCGAATATTCGCGCGGGCAAAGTGCCAGGAATGCGCGTCACGGCGCTATGTGAGAGCCATGGCACCATCCCGCCGCAGCAGGAGGGAGAGACGGCCTTCACAGATGTGTCGAAAATGATCGCCAGCGGCCTGATCGATGCCATCCTCATCTGCACACCGCATTTTAGCCATACCACGATCGGTATCGAGGCACTGAAGGCCGGACTGCATGTGCTTGTCGAAAAACCCATCTCTGTTCACAAAGCGGACTGCGAGCGGCTGATCGCTGCGCATACAGACAAGAGCAAGATTTTCGCCGCGATGTTTAACATGCGCACGAATGCCTGCTTCAAGAAGGTGAAGGACCTCATCGAAAGTGGTGAGCTGGGGCAGGTGCGCCGCGTCCACTGGGAGGTGACGAACTGGTTTCGCACGAATTACTATTACGCGACGGGCGGATGGCGTGGCACCTGGAAGGGCGAGGGCGGCGGTGTGCTCATGAATCAGTGCCCGCATAATCTTGACCTTTTCCAGTGGCTCTTTGGTATGCCGCAGAGTGTGCGCGGCTTTTGCCAATTTGGTCGTTTTCACGAGATCGAGGTCGAGGATGATGTGACGGCGGTATTTCAATATGCCAATGGCACCACCGCTACCTTTGTGACCAGCACAGGCGAGGCCCCCGGCTGCAATAAGCTGGAAATCTCTGCTGAACAGGGACGCCTGACGGTCACTGATGGCACAAAGATCCACTTCCAGCGCAATCGAGCGCCGATGAGCAAATTCTGCATGGAAGCGGACGCTGCCTTCGCGATGCCGGAGAGCTGGCACATGGACATCCCGGTGGATACTAGCGGTGGGCAGCACGTGGAGATCCTGCAAAACTTCACTAACGCGATTTTGAAGGGCGAAAAGCTACTCTCACCTGCCGCTGAAGGCATTTACAGCGTGGAGCTGGCCAATGCCATCCTTCTGAGCACTTGGCAGGATCAAACCATCTCCATGCCGATGAGCAGCGCGGACTATGAGCGCATCCTGATCGAAAAAGGTGAGAAAA